ttataataaaaacattttagatgaatactaaagtcatgtggagttatttagtaaacaaaaatgtgttaaacaaaccagaatattctTCAAactagctcctcttgtttagatgacagctgtgaacaccttggctggattttctcagtcagctttatgagttagagtcacctggaacagcttttagttagcagctgtgctgaactcatcaagagttaatcactTCAATGtcttttctcttaatgtgtttgagagcatcagttgtaaagtagtgaagaggtagagttggtatacagtgaatagctctatttgagtaatgttctaatgcatattatggcaaaaactactcaactaagtaaataaaaaattactCTAAGAACTGAAGATCACtcaattcagagcatttatttgaactttaaaaagtatcctcaagtgcagttgtaGAAAAAAgactctcatcaggaacacctcaggaaaggaagagcaagagttacctctgttgcataggataagttcatcagaggtcTCAGCTGCAGGACCTActagttaacagctccccagataagatccAACCCAAATGCTTCAgagtattaatgttttttttttccctacaagGTAAGATgttaaatttaaaacattaaatgagagggtgtgtccaaactggtactgtataagatGTTGAAAGttagacattttaccatttaatgaaaactattaattcATTTAGAATTAACCTGTTACTCATAAAAAATAGATGCATTAGACACAATGTTCAACATACTCAATATGACtgggtaaaaaatataaaatataataaaatatatatatatattttagaaagtGGCAGTGTCTATCAGAAGCAAATATGGGAAGAGGTTCACCAATCAAATTTCAAAATAGATTCCTAAGTGTTAAATGAAGACAGACGTTGGACATCCCATTATCTACAGTAAATTAATCCCTGTTCACAAGGCTGAATGCTGATGACCTTCTGGCTCTCAGGCAGCacagcattaaaaacaggcatgaTGATTATGtattggaaatcactgcatgggcttaggaacacttccagaaatcattgGGCGATCCACAAACCAACAGGTTATTTATATGTTAATATTTGTATATAAAGCCATGCATACAAAAAAATCTTGGAAGaatatttacattcatttaaaaaaaaaaaaaaaaacatattgcagaTACAGATATTGCACATTAAATAGTAAAAAGAAATCCTAACATTCTCTTAAAGATGagtcttcttccttttttttttgtttttaccttttccttatttgtttgttattcctttattttatttatttttttatcattattagtagtatttttcttcttattgaaagaagaagaagatgccATGGTGGGGTAGAGTGGTCCCTGTCAAGGTGTACTTTATGTAGGATTGAGGGAGGTAACTGAGTCGGTGGAGTATAATAATGAGATAGGGGCTTTCAatcataaatgaaaaaaataaaaatatttaattatgactaatttgtattttgtattgttatacgtttccaaaataaaaattataggGAGGGAAAAAAGATGTCTTATTTTggcctgtttattattttattacctgTTTATCTGCCTCCATAAGGCACCATCATTCTGAGCTGCTGTCTGCAGAGCAGAACGTAGACGAGGCGGACACTGTGAAGACTGTGAAGAGAAGGAGGGTAGAGGAAAATGAAGACGCATGTTCGTCTGCAGATCACAACAGACCAGGTAAAGTTTCAAAAGCTGCGCACTCAGTGACGTTGTAATGTGTTGTAAGGTCAGGGTGTTGCTGCAAACTTTAACTGTCACTCACTCCAGCACAGGCAGCACTGAGACATGTGATGTGCCCTGGAGGCCGAGTGTGCACTGAAGTGCCTGAGCTTCAGAACAGGCTCAGCCAGCATTCCTATCAAATGCCGAGCCAAGCCATGTAGAATAAGTTTAATAGATTTAACACCGTGCAGTAGTGCTGACGGGAAGCGTACGGGGTCATGTGCTGTAGCTGTCATCTTTCATCTGTCATCTTGTTTACTCTGTGTTAGATCTGAGCAATGTAcaccgatcaagcataacattatgacctttgaaacattttaaacctttctttccctttttttttttacacctaatatcgattttattttttcacctcCGCTGATCATATTTAAGCTTGTTGTAGTTCTATAATCAAAGACTGTAGTCCtcaggaccctacaggaccaccacagagcagctattatataGATGGTGGGTGGGTggttcttagcactgcagtgacgctGGTAACACACCACTGCCATGCCAGAAAGACCCATTacttctgtggggtcctgacaatTGAAGAACAGGAGGAAAGGAGGATATggaaatggaccaatagaaatgctctaaaatagcaatgattttttttttttttttttgataaaaatgtTTGTCTAAGCATTGTGAGTGTAACATTATTTTGCTGATTTAAGAAATAATTCTAGGAATGATCAgtcttaataaaaaatgtttaccatgtttaggtaatttgaactcaaaataagcacaaaggCATCACTCAGGGTATTCTGATTCTACTCTGATTTCAGTCTCACTTCACTCATTTAGAGTTTTAGCTTttgattattttaagaaatcttactaagaaaaacgtgctgcttaccccattggcaagTTGCAAAATTATGCCATAGAATTATCACAATTAAATAAGCAGCTTGATGACTTTATTTCACCATCTTAAACAACATAATCAGTGCGGTTTACTGAGTCAGTGAAATACAACTAAGAGTAAAAGTgtcttgtgtttttattatttaaaaatctatatagtacttacatacacatatacattttGACACCTTTCTATAATAAGTTAGAAAATAAGTTAGACATTGTgttttagaaattagaaataaatactgacacttttaatattttacttttttagggtttttatcatatcatgcagctctggaaaaaaataagagaccacttaaaaattattttctttggaatataatcaagaggaagatggttgatcacatgccatcaaacatcaccaagctgaactgcttgaatttttgcagcaggagtggcataaagttatccaaaatcagtgtgtaagactggtggaggagaacatgccaagatgcatgaaaactgtgattaaaaaccaggtttattccactaattattgatttctgaactcttaaaactttctgaatattatcttgttttctttgcattatttaaggtctgaatgctctgcatcttttttgttatttcagttatttttcatttctgcaaataaaggctctagatgacaatatttttatttggaatttgggagaaatgttgtctgtagtttatagaataaaagaacaatgttcattttactcaaacatttacctataaatagcaaaatcaaaaaacctgatttagaaactgaagtggtctcttaatttttttctagagctgtatatcatttCTCTTGCATATATTGAGATTTATGAGTTTTTAGTCATATCACTTAGTCCTACTCTGTATCCAAAAATATCAGTACTGTAGCATAAGTGTCTAACACTGTAAAGTAATGATCTCCTCACTAGTCTTGAACAGGTACAGGGCTTTGTTTCAGCTAAATGTGTTCTTACTTAAGCTTAAACTGCCTGTGGGCAAATGCAGGTGTTTTGTGATTTATGACCATTGTAAAAAGAGCTTGAATTATTTGTTCTTCAAGAGCTTGCCCTCATGCTCTTGTACTTTGAAGTTGTATAAGAGCTGTATAAATGCAGAGGTTTTACACTTATCTTATTCAACGGCAATGAACCAAAGCAGGAGAACAGGTTCTTGTAGAACAGCTAATTGGAGCTTGCTGGAGCTATAAGTCATAAATTGCTTTACACTGTGGAGTATCaacaaaaacaatgaaaacaaaacaggctCTGTTTGCAGTGCAGAttagttatatttaatataatataatggaaGTGAGTGATGACTCAGACACagcattgctgctggagtttttaaacccctcCAGAGACTATACAGTTCTTAGAATGACCcaccaaccaaataataatagctgctctgtggggtcctgaacatTAAAGAAATACTAAGtgctcatatacagctctgtaaataaataggagaccacttaaaaagatgagtttctttgaactttttaccaaatttaccaacctttaccaaatttaaaacctttgaaatataatccagaggaagatggatgatcacaaaccatcaaaccaaactgaattgcttgaatttttgcaccaggagtaaagcagcataaagttatccaaaagcagtgtgtaagactggtggaggaaaacatgccaagatgcatgaaaactttgattaataaCCATATTGATTtgtgatctcttaaaactttatgaatatgaacttattttctttgcattatttgaggtctgaaagctctgcatattttttgttatttcaaacacttcttattttctgcaaataaatgctctaaatgacaatttttttatttggaatttgggagaaatgttgttcgtagtttatagaataaaacaacaatgttcactttactcaaacataaacctataaatagcaaaatcagatagaatgattcagaaactgaagtgctctcttgattttttttcagagctgtaggctCAGTGAAGCTGATACTAACGCCATTATAAAATTTActaattaaaaacatgttttttgtatATAAAGGAGCTCCTGAGCTGAAGCTGCTCTGTGGAGCTGACGTGCTGGAGTCCTTTAGCGTGCCCAACCTGTGGAAGCCGGAGGACATTGAGGAGATTGTGGGCCGTTATGGGCTGGTGTGCGTCACCAGGGGAGGCTGTGATGCTGAGAAGTTTGTCAACCAATCAGACGTGCTGTTTCAGCACCGCAAGAACATCCACATCGTCCGAGAGTGGGTGACCAACGACATCTCAGCAACTCACGTGAGACGCTCGCTGCGCAGGGGCCGGAGCGTGCGCTACCTCCTGCCTGACCGCGTGCTGGACTACATCCAGGATCGCTGCCTGTACAGTGCAGAGAGCGAGAAGAAATATACTGATGTCATCCTCGCTCCGTTCCAGAGGTACACCAAAAACACAGAATGAGCCTCGGCTCTAATGCTGCGGGACTGAAACATTTTATACTGCCTGCGTGCGTGAGAAGGGGCTATCGAATATTAAAACACTGCGACGCTGTGCCTTATCTAAAGCAGTGATTCTAAAACATGTTTTGTGGAGTTCCACAGTtctctattttagggcctatgatGTTAGGAATTGTAGTACTGTATTTATGATGCAGGGTCTATTGGGATAAACACTGAACAAAAACATTGTTTATGAGCTATGAACAGGTGAAGCATTTATACTTTttgattttttaagtaaattctgaGGTCCACCTTGAGAAGCTTAGAGTACCACAGGGGGTACATATACTACAATCTGAGAACCTCTAATCTAGAGGTTTATTTACCAAAGCattaatatttccttttttagCTTAAATTTGtacgttaatttattttatcattcaAAACACTGCCACATGTACCGCTTCTTCAGGAAATCATAATCAAAATAGGTCAAGaaatcaattatatatttttttccaggtgTTTTTTTAACAGAACAAATAGAAGACACTGAAATAAATCTAACAGCTAGTTTAGTAAAAGTTAGTTAAAGTACTGttaaatcaaaatattttatGCTGACCCTGGAACTGAACATCAAATTAAACCTGGAAATATATGCATCACCATAACTAGTGCATACATGCATGCTAGCTGTGTACAAATGGCAAACAATACTGCTTAAATAATGTCAGCAATGTTTGCCATTGGCTTCTTATATTTGCTGTATTAAAAATGCATAAAGAGACATTTATATGAAATGGGATGGTTTGGTATATTGTTGCTTAATTAAGTTAAATCagatgaacagttttttttttgttactttttgccACTTTGTACTGTATTTCTGTTTACCTGCCTCAAATCTAAAGTGATCTGGATCTTCGATAAAATAATGTTGCTGTTggacaaaataaaatgaattttttacatttgccataatgtgaatctggtaaTAGTTACATTCTGTTACAAttctgaccaatagaaataccaAAATTACATGGAATTAAATATTTTGCATTGCGTTTGACTTAAATGATTTCCTATAAAGCTGCCTTTTGGGATAATGaatgttttttgttataatatGAACAGATTTGGCTGATTAGATTTGGGGTAGTTTCTGCAGACTAGGTATAAGAAACTTCTATTGTAGTATATTTTTAGGGGAAATTTTGATATTCATGGATTTGCTGCAAAACAGAGCATTGTGTTAAGAGAAATGTGAATGAGAATGGTACAAATGTTTATCTTCTTTTCACTAGGATAAagatttgtataaaaaaatatatataacacccTGATGCAAGTAAAGGTTTGAGGAGCTGTAACAGTCACAAAAAGCACCAGCAGtgcaacattaaaataataaataaataaaatactaaatacttaaataaaatcAACTGACTGTAGAGCAGTACAGCGTGTGAATTTAGTTTAACAGGTTTGCAGTGATTTGTGCGGTTTGAAGATAGAAGAGCTCCACAGTATGCTCAGAGACCTATCAGTGGTGTAGTTTACCATGATAACATACAATATTGCTGTATGAAAAGTACTTTGCTAGATGCTAGATAAacattccatatatttttttaattgtggcaCTTAAACATATATGTTTTTGCTATGTCTGTTATTTATGTAGAGACTGCAGTATAGAATTTacaatatggatatttttaagGGTTTTTAATAGATCTGCTATTGGAGAACCTTTGAAAAAGAAAAGAGTGTAAAGAGCAAACTTGATTTTGGTTTGCTATCTTTGTAATACTAACAATAAAACAAGGAATTTAAAGAAAATTGACACACTGACCTTCTCAATTTCTTATCTTTTTCTCTTACATAGTATGATTTCATTTGCATACACAGAAATATTTCAGAGATTGCATACCTTGTTTGGGTTCTCTTGTagccaaaaaaaaagataaacaagaaATTCTTCAGGTGGGTCATCTGAGTACGGCGGTGATCATCAGATGATTTGTTGCTGTTTGTAGCTACAGAGCTTCTAGCTCATGTTTAATCAGCTAGCTCTCTTCTTTCACACGTTTCATTGTGATTAACAGCCAATCAGAAATCCCCtcatttttcttttgtgttttgttaatattttttatgtaattaactGTAGATGTTTGATATCTTTTTCCTGCATTTCTTTTATCTGAGACCTGCGGTTCATTTTTCCTATTGTAATGGACATGGATTTGCTTTAGCTCAGTATGGAGACAATAGAAGCAATATTAAATTAAACAAgttaattaattgtttaatatgtagcaagtgtcttcagtctctTGAAAATAAATCACCTACTTTTCAGTAAAGATTGAAAAGTGAACagtcctctatatttgtaataatgtgcttATTAAGAACTCATAAATATTGAATAACATACACAGTGGCttgtataaaatttaaacaactacatTGCagtactctccaaaccatcactgattggtggaaacttcacactagacttcaagcagtatggactgtgtgtttctccactcttcctccagactctgctcccttgatttacaaatgaaatgtgaaatttactgatgatcagtgatggtttggagagacatgtcatctgctggtgttgatccactgtgatatatgtttttttttttttttttttcggaaaatcttacagcacttcatgcttccctctgctgacaacttttatggagatgcagatttcattttccagcaggacttggcacactgcccacactgccaaaagtaccaatctgtcttatataatattctaatttaaaatttaacactGATTTTTAGATTTACATTGActgtataaataaaagtaataaaggcttaaaatagatcactct
The Astyanax mexicanus isolate ESR-SI-001 chromosome 13, AstMex3_surface, whole genome shotgun sequence DNA segment above includes these coding regions:
- the nmnat1 gene encoding nicotinamide/nicotinic acid mononucleotide adenylyltransferase 1, coding for MALQQKTKVVLLACGSFNPVTNMHLRMFELARDHLEDTGKYRVVRGIISPVGDAYKKKGLIEACHRVEMAKQATENSSWITVDDWESQQAEWVETAKVVRHHHSELLSAEQNVDEADTVKTVKRRRVEENEDACSSADHNRPGAPELKLLCGADVLESFSVPNLWKPEDIEEIVGRYGLVCVTRGGCDAEKFVNQSDVLFQHRKNIHIVREWVTNDISATHVRRSLRRGRSVRYLLPDRVLDYIQDRCLYSAESEKKYTDVILAPFQRYTKNTE